The DNA region GCCGAGAGCGACGAATAGCTCTTCTCCGGCCTTGCCGGACACAGCAGTTTCGGGCCGCCGTCCATGCGTGACGGTTCACACGATGCCGGGGTGATTCCCGGCATCGTGCGTCAGGCCAGCGTGGGTTGGAGCATGGACGTGTCCTGAAAGGGTAGAGTCGTGCAGCGTTCCCGGATCAGCGACCGCTTGCGACACGTGAACTGGCGCAGGCTGCCCGTACGCATTCTGCGCCTGCTGGCGGGGCTGCTGCTGCTCACCGTGTGTGCGGTCCTGCTGTTGCGCTGGGTGCCCGTGCCGATCTCGGGCATGATGCTTGAACGCCAGGCCCGCACCCTCTTCGACTCCAAGGCCCCGCCCCTGCATCACAGCTGGACCCCGCGCGAGCAGATCTCCCCGCAGGCCGCCCTGGCGGTGATCGCCGCCGAAGACCAGCTCTTCATGAGCCATCATGGTTTTGATATGAAAGCCATCGGCAAGGCCATCGAGCACAATCGCCGTGGAGGCCGGGTCCGCGGGGCCAGCACGATCAGCCAGCAGGTGGCCAAGAACCTGTTTCTCTGGTCGGGACGCAGCTGGCTG from Candidatus Delongbacteria bacterium includes:
- the mtgA gene encoding monofunctional biosynthetic peptidoglycan transglycosylase, with amino-acid sequence MNWRRLPVRILRLLAGLLLLTVCAVLLLRWVPVPISGMMLERQARTLFDSKAPPLHHSWTPREQISPQAALAVIAAEDQLFMSHHGFDMKAIGKAIEHNRRGGRVRGASTISQQVAKNLFLWSGRSWLRKGLEVGFTVLIEALWPKERILEVYLNIAEFGDGIYGVGAASELLLKTSPERLSANQAARLAAVLPSPRRFSASKPSPYVIRRAAWIQRQMRQLGGVEYLPEWHRKSSDGNARKK